CGCTTCAACACAGCCCGGCCAAGCCGATCCCAGTATCCTGATGGCGGTCTCGTCAGGCCGGTGAACGATCGGGGCCTCCATCGCGCCAGAAACAGGAGCAAGGCCGGAGCGAGAGTCAGGGCCGCCACCACGGTGATCGCCAGGCCAAATGCGACGCTCGGCCCGGTGCTCGAAAACAGCTTAAACCGCGTCAGGCCCATCAACGACAGACCGATGATCGTCGTGAACGCACTGGTGACGACCGCCAGCGCGACCCTTCCCAGCGTCGTCCGGATCGCCGCGCTCGGGTTCGAGGCGTTCCAGTTCTCCCCGAATCGCCACGAGAGCAAGAGACAAAAATCTGTCCCCGTCCCAAACAGCAAGACCACCAGGAACAGCTCGACCAGTGACGAGACCTCCCAGCCCAGCTCCGCCCCCCAGGCCAGCAGGCCCCGAGCAATCAACAGGCTCACGCCGATCGTGATCAACGGGACCATCGCCAGAAAGACCGACCGATAAACGATCAGCAACACGGCCAACAGCAGGAAGAACGCCGCGATCGCCGCCCGGTCGAGCGTCGTTTGGACGTTCTCCATGTAGTCCCGACCGATCACCGCCGCACCGCTCCAGACGACCGACACCCCTTCCGGCCGCTCCGAGTCGAGCGCCGCCACCTCCCGTTCCAGCCAGGCCACCGCCTCCTGACTCGTCGGACTGACGAACGCTTCCTCAATCGCCACGAACATCAGCAGCAGCGTTCCATCCTCACTGATCAGCCGCGCCGAGAGCTCCGGCTCATCAGGTGACGGGGCAACAACCGTCGACAGCACCTCCGGCCGGTCGCTCGCCTGAAACCGATCCGCCAGCATCACCGCAAAAGCGTGATCCTCCTCCGTCAGGCCGCTGGGATTGGACACCCCGACCACCGCAGAGGAGTCGAACCACTGCTCCGGCCAGGTCTTGCCGAGGATCTTCGAGGCAATCGCACTCTCCGATCCTTCGGGAAGCAGCGACGCCTGCCCTTCGGCCGCGATCCGGGTCAAGTCCGGCGCGAGGCGGACGACCAGGACCAGAACCACCACCCAGCACGCGACGACCACTGCCGGCCGACGACTGACAAACCACCTCAGGGCATCGAAAGGCATACGAGACGGGCTCCCCCCGTCCGGGTCCGGCATCCGACCCGGTGACCAACCTTCGCGGGACTGCCCGCGTTGTCCGATTCGATCGCCCTATTTTCCAAGCTTTCCCCCATCCGACCAGTGGGTACCGGTCGACGGACCTCCGTATGCCGTTCGGTCACGTCCCCGAGCCGATCATTTCCCTGACCGCGCCTCGACAGCCCATCGGGCTCCCACTTAGTGATCGATCCGATGCGGTCCTTCGGCCGATCCGCCCCGACCGGTCGGGGCAGGGGGCTCTGGAACGTCTCTGGCATGCGGGACCGATCGCGCAATGGTCGCTACCAAGCCCAGGCCAAGCAAGACCGCGACCGACCAACCTCCGACCGCCGCATACCAGGCCACCGTGTACCGCCGGTCGATCCCATCGGCATTGCCTGCCAGCACCTCGTCGATCGCGGTCCCATCTCCCGAAGCCGCTCGGGCCAGCCGTTCGTTCGCCGACCGGAGCCGATCCGCTTCCTCGCGCAGGTCTTCCATCTGAGCAAGCGATTGGTCCCGGATCGCCACCTGGCGACGCATCTCCCCCAGTTCTCGATCCTTGGCGATCAGATCGCGCCCGACCTGCTCGACCAGGGCTGCCTCGGCCACGGCCCGATCGCGCTCCTCGCGCAACTGAGTATAAACGCGGGTGAACCGCTCGTTCGAATCCCCCACGCGAACCTCCGCCAGCAAGGCGTCAATCGCCTGCTCCTTCGCTCGGAGACGCTCGGCGGTGTCCGATGCTTTGCGAGCCTCATTTGCGCGGGCTAGCTCAGCCTTCAGGCTGCCGAGCGATCGCGACTGCTCCCGGATCTGACTCGTCAACGCCCCAATCCAGAGCGCCAACGCCAGGCCGAGCACGCCGAAGATGATCCCCAGCAGGGTAAAGACCGCGGCCGACTGGCCCCGGTCGGCTGTCGTGACCGATGCGGTGTGCGGTCGATTCAGCATGGCGATCAGCTCCGCTTCCAGGCGGGGCGAGAGTGCGCCCAGTCCCCCCGAGGACTCGGCCACCAGCACCCCCTCCAGGTCGTCGACCGTCCGGGCCAGAGCCCTCCGCTGGTCCCGAGGGGAGACGACCACATACCCCTCGACCTGCCTCAACCCGCCATCCCGCCACTGAAAAATGCCCCGAGTCTGGCGGATCGGATCCACCACATAGGCCACCTGTAACGGCTGGCCGAAGAAGTGTTGCTGAATGAACACATCGTGCCCCGACAGAAAAATGCCGAAGTCCGGATGCGTGTGATACCAACCAACGATGTCCAGGTTCGGATACGTTCGGTCCCGCTCTCGGGTAATTTCCTCCCACGAGTCGTGCGTATAGGTAAAGCTTGCTTGCGTGTTCTCGTAATGCTTCGCTTCGATCGCCTGCGAGATCCAGACGAACGGCCTCCCCGTTTCCTCGTCCACGCACTCCTTGCCGAGCAGGATGCCCCCAAGCTCCACCCTCGTGTCGCTCAGCGCATGACGCTCGATCGCGTCAACCGTCACTCGATCGACGAAGATCGCCAGATCCTCCGGACCCGGGTTCCCGTACGCGAGGCACGCAAACCGCCGATCCCGGTCGGGCCGTCGCAGCCGAAGCGGCTCCCGGTAGCTCACCTCATCAAACTGAATCTCGTCGCGATCACTGCTCACGGTTGGCTCATGGTTATCAGAGTCAAGTCAATGAGTGTTTTTCGATGAATTTCTCCCCGAGGCGTCCATCGCCCGCTCCCGGTCGGCCCCCAGCAGGACGAAGACCGCCCCATCCAGCCCTTCCACGCGGACCACATCGTACGGGGGTACGCCCAGTTCGGCCAGCGATCGCCCCGCCAGGGGGGTCCCTTCCTCGACCATCGCAATCAACTCGGGCCTCCCGGTCTCGCCCGACTCTGCGTCGATTGCCTCGGCCAGGGTGACCTTCGACCTCGGTTTCATCACCTCCTGCCGTTTCCCCAGTTGCGGCCACTCGATCGCCGCGACCAGGTCCCGATCGAGGCTCAAGACCAACGGCCCGGCCAGATGATCCCGTACCACGTGGAACACCTCCTCCGCCGTCACCGCGTGGCCCAGGTCCACCCGCATCGGCTCGGGATAGGTCTCGTGGCTCAGGCAGTCATCCTTGCGCGGCAGTTCGGTCGTATAGAAGGTGTTCGCCACCCCGTTGAAGACATGAAGGCAGCCGGCCTGCACCAGCATCCCGTGAATCAGCTTCAACGCCTCTTGCACCTCCATTGCCGCCATCATTGAGGCAATCGTTGGCGCGGTCGGCACCTTCCCCGCCAGAATGTCTTCTCGACGGAGCAAGGGGCAGCTATAACGTAGGTTCAATAGTTGATAGTCCCGGCTCGTCATCCCGCACTCATAACAGGCCGAGTCCGGCGGCACGAACACCCGGACAACCCCTTGAATCTCCTGGATCCCCGCATCAACCCAGGGTGTTCCCACCTTCCAGCACTGGCGGTTGACCCAGAGCCTCGCCTCTCGGTTGTCGAGGCAGCCGATCACCACGTCCATCTCGGCAAACAGACCAAGACCCACGTCGGTGATCACATCTCCATGAATCGCCCGGATGTTTACATCCGGGTTCAGCTCTCGAGCCCGACGCGCCGCCACCTCGGCCTTCGGCTGCCCCCCGTCTTCGGCTCGAAACAGGACCGATCGCGAGAGGTTCGACGCCTCGACCTCGTCCAGGTCGATCACCACCACCGTCCCGACCCCCAGCAACGCCAGGTTCTTCAGGACCTCATTCCCCAGCGCCCCCGCGCCCACCACCAGCACCTTCGCCGCCGCCAGCCGATCCTGTCGCCACCACGAGATGAGGCGCAGACGACTATAGCGGTCGTCGTCGTCGATGTGCAGAATGTCGTCGTCCACGATCCGAAGGCTCCCGTCCCGTTGCGTCGGATCGTGATCTCATTCGATGAACATGATGTCCGGCGGTGGCTCCCGCCGCACCGGAGCCGCGGCCGGTTCGCGCCGAGGGGGCAGGGCCACCTCCTCGTCGAACAGAACGATCGGCTCCCCCTCGGTCCCCTGCGACGAGGCCACTCCCTCCGGCTCGAACCGGCCTTGCGCAGCTCTCACGTCACGCAGCGGCCGAGCATCCATCGGGAAGGCAAACGTCGATTGGTTTGCCGCCCACAGGGCTGCATCACGGTTATAAGGGCTGCGGAGATCGTAGTTGTGAAACCGGGCCATATCCCAGAGCATCTCGCACAGTTCGTCGAGTTGCAGGCTCGGCACCCAGTGCGTGTTGTAGCCGCCCAGGCAAACCAGGCCGATCTCCGAAATATTCGGGTGATAGATCGGCGTCAGCCAGCGCAGCTCGGGCATGCTCCTCGGGTACGAGGCCCCCAGCTTGATCTCCACCTGATGCGAGTCCTGGGCGATGATCTTCCCCCGCTCTCTCGCCAGGCTTCGACCCCGGAATTCGACCAGATAACGCTGCGGTGGATCGCCCGAGGCCCGAAACCGGACAATCGTGCTCTCCTCTTGCAAACGCTCCATCGCCGACCGATCCGATCGCAATCGGCGAGACTGGGGCGAATCATACGATTTCCGAAGCATGACGCAGGGCCTCACGCTCAACGCATCGCATCACAACCATCGAACCCCCGGCAGGAACTCACCCGCTGGAGCCCGCGACCACCTCCGGATAAACGATCAAGTGATCGCCGTTCTGAACGCTCGCCTCGACCAGGGTTTGCGCCTCGGTCAATCGCCGACGCCCTTCCTTGTGGTCGAGCGAATAGCTCAACGGCTGACCGTCCGGACCAGTCGTCGGAAGGTTCATTTTCGTGATGATGTTCGGCAGGATCCGGCTCACCGGAACACTGTAGGCGATCACCGCCTTGACCGACTTCGATCCGGTCTGGTCCAGGAACGTAACCTGGATCCCGCTGGCATCCGCATTACCGCCGTAAGACATGGCAAGGTCCCTCCTCTAGATTCGATTCGGACCTCGGCCGCGATTATTGAGGCAACGGCGCACCGATTTGCGTCCCGGCGACACGACAACCACCCCCAGACGGATCGAGGACGCCCCCATCTTATCCCCCTCGCCACCCCTTCGAAAAGGGGCCGTTTCCCACAACAGACATTCCCTCACGCTGACACACACTGCTTTCCCTGGCACCCGTAAATCGAGCAGGCTCCCACAAACGTCCAGCAATCGCGGTGATGCGGCGTCTTGCACGAGGCGCAGATCACTTTCGCCTCGTCCGGTCCGATCGGCTCGTTGCAGACCTTGCAGATCGGCGGCCCGGCCTCCACCGGGCTCGACGCGCCGACATCGACAATCGCAATCCCCTCGGCCATGCGCTCGGTGATCTTCGACCGCAAGAGGTCGTGCAGGACCAGGCTTTCCCGGACGGCCGAGTCCAGCCCCGAAACGCTTTGCCCCAGGTTTCGGTCGATCTGCACCAGCAGCCGCTCCGGGTTGACCGACACCAGGATTCCCCCCGGTGGTCCCAGTTTTCGTAAGGCCTCGATCGCCGACCGGGCCGAGTCCCGGTTCAAAAACTCCCTTGCGATCTCCGGATCGTTGGCCCTCACCACGTAATGCCGGTCGAAGACCGGGTCCCCCATTCGCACCAGCCGAGTCCCTCGCGGCACTTGCTTCGGAGACGGCCGCTGCACCGGGAACAGCTCGAACCGAAACGGAATCCCCGCCGCGAACCGCGTCACCACCCGAGTCCTGGGCATCGACGGCTGCCCGGCGACCACCGGAGCCAGCCCCACCCGAACGCTCGACCCGTTGTGCCCGAAGCTCACCGTCGGCGGGTCCACCAACCCCCGATGCTCGTAACGCCCCCGGTACTGTCGCGCCAGGGCCCGATACGCCCGGTACCTCGCCCCGGAAAGCCCCGCCCACAGCGCCCCGAAGATTCGGACGATCGCATACAAGGCCAGGACGATGATCCCGACGACCAGAACGTCCATCAAACGCTCACCCCACCCTCAACGTGTTCCGATCCACTTCCTTCACTCTACGGTCATTCTCCTCGACGGGGCAACGGCCGGTTGCTCGAACCAAATCCGACAACCGAGCAAGTTCGAGAGAACCTCGCCCACAGACCCCGAGCCGAAGCGTGCCGAACAACGAGGCCAGCGAACAACGAACGCTCTTCTCCGCATCTCCGCGCCCCCGCGCGCAATCCCATCTTCCCACCCCCACCACCAAGCCTGGACGCTTCGCAAGACCCCCGCGTCTTCGCTACGATGGCTCGCTCTCCTTCCGAACCCTTGCGACGGCTCCTCCCTGAGGTCATTCGCCCCGTGCCCCTGGAATCTTCGAGTCGATCCGACCGCGCCTTCGGCCGTCGTTGCATCCTGGCCGCCGCCGTCCTCTGGAGCCTCTCCGGCGTCTTTACCAAGAGCCTGGCCGGGCTCGATGCGGGTACGATCGCTTTCTTTCGCGGCCTGTTCGCGGGTCTGGCCCTCCTGCCCCTGGTTCGCCGCGCGAACATGCAGCTTCGAGCGCCGATGATCCCCCTGGTCATCACCTTTGCCGCCATGACCGGCCTGTTTATCGCTGCCATGAAGGCCACGACCGCCGCCAACACCATCTTCCTCCAGTACAGTTCCTCCCTCTGGGCTGTCCCCCTCAGCCTCGTCTTCCTCCGCGAGTGGCCCGACCGCCGATCGCTCTGGTGCATCGGTGTCGCTGCCTTCGGCATCGCCCTGATCGTCGTACGGGGCGGGGGAGGGGGGCCCAACGACTCGCTCGGCATCGCCATGGCCCTGGGCAGCGGGGTCGGCTACGCCGGAGTTGCCGTCGGCCTGCGGAGCCTCCGGGGGCTCGACCCGATGTGGCTCAGTTCGGTCAACAACCTCGGCGGCGCGCTGGTCCTCGGCCTCGTCCTCCTGATGGTCTCCGGCTCCATCCCCCTGCCGACCTGGCCGCAGGCCGGAGCCCTCTTGCTGTTCGGGATCGTTCAGATGGCCATCCCGTATGTCCTCTTCGCCCGAGGGCTCCGCGACGTTCCCGCCCCCGAAGCCGGTCTCATCGCCCTGGTCGAGCCCTTGCTCAACCCCCTCTGGGTTCTTCTCATCATCGGCGAAGCCCCCAACGAACCGACCCTCACCGGAGGCGCCTTCCTGCTCGCCGGTGTCGCCCTCCGCTATCTTCCCTTGAGGCGCCCCCGCCCCGTCCCAACGGTTGCAACCCCCGTGACTCCCACCGATTCCGCCCCGGGCTGAGCCTCCTCGCCCTGGTTCATCCCGCAAACTTCCTGACAATCGAATGTGTTCGGCCTGAAGGGGGCGCGGCAGAATGCAACGCCTTGCGATCCCGAAGCACTCCGTCTCCCTCTCCCCCGCCCGCGGGGGAGAGGGCCGGAGGTGAGGGGGGCTCCGCCTCGCCGTCGAGCCCGGCCTCAACCTCCCCGACCCCTCACCCCAACCGAACCGATCCATCAGCACCTCTGGCCGAACCTCCGCCTCTCACTCCCTCCTCACCCGGTACGATCGCATGTTGAATCTTGGAGACGGTCCCTCCCAGGTCTTCACCACGGCGTCGATCGTCGGCAGTGTAGCGTTTGCCCTCTCCGGCTTCATGATGGGGGCTCGCAAGCGGCTCGACTTGATGGGGGTCTTCATCCTCGCCTTCCTCACCGCCAACGGCGGCGGCGTGATCCGCGACCTGCTCGTCGATCGCCCTCCGGCGATCATGGCGGGCCTGAGGCCCTTCTACCTCACGGCGGGCACGGTGACGCTCGCCCTTCTCTTGAGGCTCCAGCATCGTGCCTCGCTCGAACGGGCCTGGATCTTCGTCCTGAGCGACGCAGTCGGTCTCGTCGCATTCGGGATCACGGGGGCGATCATCGGCATTGAGCACGACCTGAATCTCTTCGGCGTCGTCACCCTCTCGTTCCTCACCGCCACCGGCGGCGGTATTGTCCGCGACATCCTCGTCAACGAGGTTCCCTTGGTCCTCCACGGCGACTTCTACGGCAGCGTGGCCATCCTCCTCGGCCTGGCCATCGACACCCTCCATCGAGCCGACCTGATGACCCCCGCCTCCCTCCTTGCCGTCTTCGCCGCGGGCCTGCTCCTCCGCCTGATCGCCTACCGGCGCCGCTGGTCCCTCCCTCGGCTCAATGCTTCGTTCCAGGACTCCCCCTCCGTTCCCCCGTCCCATTGACCCGTTTCCGGCGGCCTCCACCGATCGATCAATATCGATCGGAGATCGTCATGCTGTGTTGGCCAGATAATCATTTCATCGCCGCGTCAATGAGGTCGTCGTTCGAGCGGTACGCGCCGAGGCCGAGGGCCGAGAAGCGATCTCCGAGCAGGTGGCGCTTCACGCCGATCATCTTCAGCGCCCGGTTGATCGGCCCCGATTCGCGCCACTCCGGCTCCATGATGACCTGACAATCCGAGTAGACGACCGCCCCTTGCCCGCCAGTTCCCCCGAAATACTCCGTCTCGATGTAAGCGACGCGTCCGAGACGCGAAAGCCCACGAAGAAAATCCCGGAAGCTGTCGGTCAGCAGCATAAAGGTCTCGTCGCTGGGCCGCGAAGGCTGGGCCTCTGTCAACGAATCGATGAACTCGGCGTCAATCGGGAAGATGACGAAACGCTGTCTCGCAACGACGCGCGGAAGCTCAGGATAGGCGGTCTGCAAGCGATCAGCGATTTCAGCGCGGGTGACAATCGCCTGAATACAGTGCCCCATGCGTCGTCTCCCTTGGTAAGTCTCCGGAATATTCGGATGAAACGCGCAGTGTGGCCCGAGGACTCGGCAACTGCCGAACGCCCCGAAACAAAAAAAGGGGAGGCCAGGAAAATCCCAGCCCCCCCGTGATCGTCGAACGCTTCGCCCCGGCCCCCTGAACGAGCGGGAGGCCGGACGCGAAACCGATCAATACATGTCGTCGTCCATGCCGCCGGCCGGGGCGCCCTCGCCGTCCTTCGGCAGGTCGGCGATCAGGGCGTCGGAGGTCAACAGCAGAGTGGCCACGCTGGCGGCGTTCTGCAAGGCCGAGCGGGTCACCTTGGTCGGGTCGATGATGCCGGCCTTCACCAGGTCGGTGTATTCATCGTTCAGCGCGTCGTAGCCTTCGTTGCCCTTCAGATCGAGGACCTTCGAGCAGACCACGCCGCCGTCCTGCCCTGCGTTGTCGGCGATCTGGGTGATCGGCGCGGCACAGGCCCGGATGATGATCTCGTAGCCGGTCTTCTCGTCGTGCGAGATGTCGCCGGCCTTGACCGATCGCGAGGCCCGCAGCAACGCCACGCCGCCGCCCGGGAGGATGCCCTCTTCCAGGGCCGCCCGGGTGGCGTGCAAGGCGTCCTCGACGCGCATCTTCTTTTCCTTCATCTCCGACTCGGTCGCGGCGCCGACGTTGATCTTGGCCACGCCACCGGAGAGCTTCGCCAGACGCTCTTCGAGCTTCTCGCGGTCGTAGTCGCTCTTGGTGTCCTTGATTTCGCGACGAATCGCCTCGATGCGACCCTGGATCGCGTCGGAGGTGCCGGCCCCTTCGATGATCGTCGAGTTGTCCTTGTCGATGATCACCTTCTTGGCCTGGCCGAGGTCTTCCAGGCCGATCTTCTCGAGGTCGATGCCGAGCGCCTCGAAGATCGGCTTGCCGCCGGTCAGGGTGGCGATGTCCTCGAGCATCGCCTTGCGACGGTCGCCGTAGCCCGGGGCCTTCACGGCGGCGCAACGGAAGGTGCCACGCAGCTTGTTGATGACCAGGGTGGCCAGCGCCTCGCCCTCAATGTCCTCGGCAATGATCAGGAGCGGCTTGCCCGTCTGGGCCACCTTCTCCAGGACCGGGACGAGGTCCTTGACCGAGCTGATCTTCTTCTCATGGATCAGGACGTAGGCGTCTTCGAGGACCGCCTCCATCGACTGCGGGTTGGTCACGAAGTACGGCGAGAGGTAGCCGCGGTCGAACTGCATCCCCTCAACCCACTCGACCTCGGTCTTCAGGCTCTTGCCCTCTTCGACCGTGATCACGCCGTCCTTGCCGACCTTCTCGGTCGCCTCGGCGATCATCCGGCCGACCTCGCGGTCGAAGTTCGAGGCCACGGTGGCGACCTGCTCGGTTTCCTTCGTGGTGGAAACCTTGGTGCTCATCGACTGAAGCGCGGCAACCACGTCCTCAACCGCCTTGTCCATCCCGCGCTTCATGAGCATCGGGTTGACACCGGCGACGACGCCGCGGAGCCCTTCGTTGTAAATCGCTTCGGCCAGAATGGTCGCCGTGGTCGTGCCGTCGCCGGCAATGTCGTTGGTCTTGGAGGCGACCTCCTTGACCATCTTGGCGCCCATGTCTTCGTACTTGTCCTCCAGCTCGATCTCCTTGGCGACGGTGACGCCGTCCTTGGTGACCGTCGGCGAGCCGAACGACTTCTGGATAATCACGTTGCGGCCCTTGGGGCCGAGCGTGACCTTGACAGCTCGGGCGAGCTTGGCCACACCGCGCTGCATGGCGGTGCGGGCTTCCTGATCAAATGCGATCATCTTCGCGGACATGGACAACTCTCTCCTGGCGAAGATCCGGTTCGGTGGGGTGGATTCGTGAACGACCAGAGAGCATCACGGAAACGCTTTGACATTCGAACCGGGGTGGCTGGGGTCGTGCCGACCCCAGTCGATGGCTCCGAATCGCTCCGAAGCATCCGGCCGGGGTCGAACCGACCCCAGGCACCCCGAGTTTCCGCAATTACTCCCCGGTCGAGGACGAGACAGTCTGAACAAACAGGCGATCAATTCGAAAGAGACACGTCAAACGGTTGTCCGGCCGTGACCTCGCGTCACGACGCAACCCGTTGATCCGGTCGGCCCCGCCCGTCCCTCAGGCGACGAGAGAGACGACCGAC
This genomic interval from Tautonia rosea contains the following:
- a CDS encoding Mov34/MPN/PAD-1 family protein; this translates as MSSDRDEIQFDEVSYREPLRLRRPDRDRRFACLAYGNPGPEDLAIFVDRVTVDAIERHALSDTRVELGGILLGKECVDEETGRPFVWISQAIEAKHYENTQASFTYTHDSWEEITRERDRTYPNLDIVGWYHTHPDFGIFLSGHDVFIQQHFFGQPLQVAYVVDPIRQTRGIFQWRDGGLRQVEGYVVVSPRDQRRALARTVDDLEGVLVAESSGGLGALSPRLEAELIAMLNRPHTASVTTADRGQSAAVFTLLGIIFGVLGLALALWIGALTSQIREQSRSLGSLKAELARANEARKASDTAERLRAKEQAIDALLAEVRVGDSNERFTRVYTQLREERDRAVAEAALVEQVGRDLIAKDRELGEMRRQVAIRDQSLAQMEDLREEADRLRSANERLARAASGDGTAIDEVLAGNADGIDRRYTVAWYAAVGGWSVAVLLGLGLVATIARSVPHARDVPEPPAPTGRGGSAEGPHRIDH
- a CDS encoding HesA/MoeB/ThiF family protein yields the protein MDDDILHIDDDDRYSRLRLISWWRQDRLAAAKVLVVGAGALGNEVLKNLALLGVGTVVVIDLDEVEASNLSRSVLFRAEDGGQPKAEVAARRARELNPDVNIRAIHGDVITDVGLGLFAEMDVVIGCLDNREARLWVNRQCWKVGTPWVDAGIQEIQGVVRVFVPPDSACYECGMTSRDYQLLNLRYSCPLLRREDILAGKVPTAPTIASMMAAMEVQEALKLIHGMLVQAGCLHVFNGVANTFYTTELPRKDDCLSHETYPEPMRVDLGHAVTAEEVFHVVRDHLAGPLVLSLDRDLVAAIEWPQLGKRQEVMKPRSKVTLAEAIDAESGETGRPELIAMVEEGTPLAGRSLAELGVPPYDVVRVEGLDGAVFVLLGADRERAMDASGRNSSKNTH
- a CDS encoding ubiquitin-conjugating enzyme E2 is translated as MLRKSYDSPQSRRLRSDRSAMERLQEESTIVRFRASGDPPQRYLVEFRGRSLARERGKIIAQDSHQVEIKLGASYPRSMPELRWLTPIYHPNISEIGLVCLGGYNTHWVPSLQLDELCEMLWDMARFHNYDLRSPYNRDAALWAANQSTFAFPMDARPLRDVRAAQGRFEPEGVASSQGTEGEPIVLFDEEVALPPRREPAAAPVRREPPPDIMFIE
- a CDS encoding EsaB/YukD family protein, which produces MSYGGNADASGIQVTFLDQTGSKSVKAVIAYSVPVSRILPNIITKMNLPTTGPDGQPLSYSLDHKEGRRRLTEAQTLVEASVQNGDHLIVYPEVVAGSSG
- a CDS encoding RING finger protein, producing the protein MDVLVVGIIVLALYAIVRIFGALWAGLSGARYRAYRALARQYRGRYEHRGLVDPPTVSFGHNGSSVRVGLAPVVAGQPSMPRTRVVTRFAAGIPFRFELFPVQRPSPKQVPRGTRLVRMGDPVFDRHYVVRANDPEIAREFLNRDSARSAIEALRKLGPPGGILVSVNPERLLVQIDRNLGQSVSGLDSAVRESLVLHDLLRSKITERMAEGIAIVDVGASSPVEAGPPICKVCNEPIGPDEAKVICASCKTPHHRDCWTFVGACSIYGCQGKQCVSA
- a CDS encoding DMT family transporter, which gives rise to MARSPSEPLRRLLPEVIRPVPLESSSRSDRAFGRRCILAAAVLWSLSGVFTKSLAGLDAGTIAFFRGLFAGLALLPLVRRANMQLRAPMIPLVITFAAMTGLFIAAMKATTAANTIFLQYSSSLWAVPLSLVFLREWPDRRSLWCIGVAAFGIALIVVRGGGGGPNDSLGIAMALGSGVGYAGVAVGLRSLRGLDPMWLSSVNNLGGALVLGLVLLMVSGSIPLPTWPQAGALLLFGIVQMAIPYVLFARGLRDVPAPEAGLIALVEPLLNPLWVLLIIGEAPNEPTLTGGAFLLAGVALRYLPLRRPRPVPTVATPVTPTDSAPG
- a CDS encoding trimeric intracellular cation channel family protein → MLNLGDGPSQVFTTASIVGSVAFALSGFMMGARKRLDLMGVFILAFLTANGGGVIRDLLVDRPPAIMAGLRPFYLTAGTVTLALLLRLQHRASLERAWIFVLSDAVGLVAFGITGAIIGIEHDLNLFGVVTLSFLTATGGGIVRDILVNEVPLVLHGDFYGSVAILLGLAIDTLHRADLMTPASLLAVFAAGLLLRLIAYRRRWSLPRLNASFQDSPSVPPSH
- the groL gene encoding chaperonin GroEL (60 kDa chaperone family; promotes refolding of misfolded polypeptides especially under stressful conditions; forms two stacked rings of heptamers to form a barrel-shaped 14mer; ends can be capped by GroES; misfolded proteins enter the barrel where they are refolded when GroES binds), producing the protein MSAKMIAFDQEARTAMQRGVAKLARAVKVTLGPKGRNVIIQKSFGSPTVTKDGVTVAKEIELEDKYEDMGAKMVKEVASKTNDIAGDGTTTATILAEAIYNEGLRGVVAGVNPMLMKRGMDKAVEDVVAALQSMSTKVSTTKETEQVATVASNFDREVGRMIAEATEKVGKDGVITVEEGKSLKTEVEWVEGMQFDRGYLSPYFVTNPQSMEAVLEDAYVLIHEKKISSVKDLVPVLEKVAQTGKPLLIIAEDIEGEALATLVINKLRGTFRCAAVKAPGYGDRRKAMLEDIATLTGGKPIFEALGIDLEKIGLEDLGQAKKVIIDKDNSTIIEGAGTSDAIQGRIEAIRREIKDTKSDYDREKLEERLAKLSGGVAKINVGAATESEMKEKKMRVEDALHATRAALEEGILPGGGVALLRASRSVKAGDISHDEKTGYEIIIRACAAPITQIADNAGQDGGVVCSKVLDLKGNEGYDALNDEYTDLVKAGIIDPTKVTRSALQNAASVATLLLTSDALIADLPKDGEGAPAGGMDDDMY